The proteins below are encoded in one region of Loxodonta africana isolate mLoxAfr1 chromosome 5, mLoxAfr1.hap2, whole genome shotgun sequence:
- the LOC100669582 gene encoding LOW QUALITY PROTEIN: phosphatidylserine synthase 1-like (The sequence of the model RefSeq protein was modified relative to this genomic sequence to represent the inferred CDS: substituted 2 bases at 2 genomic stop codons): protein MGRQVMASCVGSRTLSKVDVNYKMHFQVINKQQVEDITIDFFYRPHTITFLRLMYFAFARDDSGPEDNIWKGILTVIFFLLIISVLGFPKGPFTRPHPALWRTVFGLSVLCFLFLVFLLFLNFKQVKSIMYWLDPNLLYATREADIMXYARNCHVITWERIISHFDIFAFGHFWSCAMKPLLIHSYGLCWTISITWELTELFFMHLLSNFAECWWDQVILDILLCNGGGIWLGMVVCRFLEMRTYHWASFKDIHTTTGKIQRAILQSIPASWTYVQWFDPKSSFQRVAGIYPFTIIQQLTELSTFFLKHMFMFQASHPLSWCRILFIGGITAPTVRQYVXYLPHRTECWVFGVIGFLEAIVCIRFGQDLFSKTQILYVVFWLLCVAFTTFLCFYSMVWYAEHYGHREKTYSECEDGTYSPDISWPLGKGTKGSEDSPLKHSDNSKSHSSRRRNRHSKSKVTNRIGKK from the coding sequence ATGGGGAGGCAGGTCATGGCGTCCTGCGTGGGGAGCAGGACCCTGAGCAAAGTTGATGTGAACTACAAGATGCATTTCCAGGTGATCAACAAACAGCAAGTGGAGGACATTACTATCGACTTCTTCTACCGGCCACACACCATCACCTTTCTCAGGCTCATGTACTTCGCCTTCGCCAGGGATGATTCTGGTCCAGAAGACAACATCTGGAAGGGCATCCTCactgttattttcttccttcttatcATCAGTGTATTAGGTTTTCCCAAAGGTCCATTTACTAGGCCTCATCCAGCCTTATGGAGAACGGTTTTTGGACTCAGTGTGCTCTGTTTCCTGTTCCtggtcttcctcctcttcctgaaTTTCAAGCAGGTGAAATCCATAATGTATTGGCTAGATCCAAATCttctctatgccaccagggaagcAGATATCATGTAGTATGCCAGGAACTGTCACGTTATCACCTGGGAGAGGATTATCAGCCACTTTGATATCTTTGCATTTGGGCATTTCTGGAGCTGTGCCATGAAGCCCTTGCTGATCCATAGTTATGGCCTCTGCTGGACAATCAGTATTACCTGGGAGCTAACTGAGCTTTTCTTCATGCATCTTCTGTCAAATTTTGCTGAGTGCTGGTGGGACCAAGTCATTCTGGACATCCTGCTATGTAATGGTGGTGGCATCTGGTTGGGTATGGTTGTTTGCCGGTTCTTAGAAATGAGGACTTACCACTGGGCAAGCTTCAAGGACATTCACACCACCACCGGGAAAATCCAAAGAGCCATCCTGCAGTCCATCCCTGCTAGCTGGACCTATGTTCAGTGGTTTGACCCCAAATCTTCATTTCAGAGAGTGGCTGGGATATACCCTTTCACTATCATCCAACAGCTGACTGAGTTGAGTACCTTCTTCTTGAAACATATGTTTATGTTCCAAGCTAGCCATCCACTAAGTTGGTGCagaattctctttattggtggcaTCACGGCTCCCACAGTGAGACAGTACGTATAATACTTACCTCATAGAACAGAGTGCTGGGTGTTTGGGGTCATTGGTTTCCTGGAAGCTATAGTTTGCATAAGATTTGGGCAAGATCTCTTCTCCAAGACCCAAATACTCTATGTTGTGTTTTGGCTTCTTTGTGTGGCTTTCACTACTTTCTTGTGTTTTTACAGCATGGTGTGGTATGCAGAACACTATGGTCACCGAGAAAAGACCTATTCAGAATGTGAAGATGGCACCTACAGTCCCGATATCTCCTGGCCTCTTGGGAAGGGCACAAAAGGTTCTGAAGACAGCCCACTCAAGCATTCAGACAACAGCAAAAGCCATTCTTCTAGAAGAAGGAACCGACATTCCAAATCTAAAGTCACCAACAGAAttggaaagaaatga